The following coding sequences lie in one Rhodohalobacter barkolensis genomic window:
- the porV gene encoding type IX secretion system outer membrane channel protein PorV yields MKKALSSILLAVIFAISVPAAQAQVGITAVPFLQIEPDSRGAGMGSTGVAIADNASAIFWNPAGLAFQNQNQVSITHANWLPAFNADLFYDYLVGTYHVEGIGTIGGHITFLNLGEQVRTDEFAENLGRFNSYEISAGLSYGYQLSENFALGTGLRFIYSSLADGEVSGQKINPGSSVGLDLAALYKSNPFQVANRNASFNAGVNLSNIGPGMQYTDNAQKDPLPTVFRLGWAYTMDLDDMGMNTLTFTNDISKIMARTERTVDENGDETYEPMGVGKALFNSWGSLERATGQGETISLNLPQQLMWGFGLEYWYNDLFALRTGYYYENPDNGNREFVTLGAGLRYNIFGVDFSYIYTLEEDHPLANTIRLSLLVNFQ; encoded by the coding sequence ATGAAAAAGGCATTATCATCCATCCTATTAGCAGTAATTTTTGCTATATCAGTACCTGCAGCACAAGCACAGGTTGGTATTACAGCAGTACCCTTTCTTCAAATTGAACCCGATTCACGTGGCGCCGGAATGGGCAGTACCGGTGTTGCCATTGCTGACAATGCATCCGCAATTTTCTGGAATCCAGCCGGTCTGGCATTTCAAAATCAAAATCAGGTAAGTATTACACACGCTAACTGGCTGCCTGCTTTTAATGCAGATCTTTTTTATGACTACCTGGTTGGTACCTATCATGTGGAAGGAATCGGTACAATTGGTGGACACATCACATTCCTTAATTTAGGCGAGCAAGTACGTACTGATGAATTTGCCGAGAACCTCGGGCGTTTTAACAGTTATGAGATCTCTGCCGGCCTATCTTACGGTTATCAGCTTTCTGAAAACTTTGCATTGGGTACCGGATTGAGATTTATTTACAGTTCATTGGCCGACGGTGAAGTAAGCGGTCAAAAAATTAACCCGGGTTCCAGCGTCGGGCTCGACCTTGCAGCTCTTTATAAAAGTAATCCCTTTCAGGTAGCGAACAGAAATGCCTCATTTAATGCAGGTGTAAACCTTTCCAATATCGGACCGGGTATGCAGTACACGGATAATGCACAAAAAGATCCATTACCTACTGTATTTCGTTTAGGCTGGGCTTACACCATGGATCTGGATGACATGGGAATGAATACCCTGACATTTACAAATGATATCTCAAAAATCATGGCTCGGACGGAAAGAACTGTAGACGAGAATGGTGATGAGACGTACGAACCTATGGGTGTCGGAAAAGCTCTGTTTAACTCTTGGGGCTCTTTGGAGCGTGCAACAGGTCAGGGTGAAACTATTTCACTAAATCTCCCCCAGCAATTGATGTGGGGATTTGGACTCGAGTATTGGTACAACGATCTTTTTGCTCTCAGAACAGGTTACTATTATGAAAACCCTGACAACGGAAATCGTGAGTTTGTAACTCTCGGTGCCGGTTTACGATACAATATTTTTGGTGTTGACTTCAGCTATATTTACACACTTGAAGAAGATCACCCATTGGCAAACACTATTCGCCTCAGTCTTTTGGTTAACTTCCAATAA
- a CDS encoding acetyl-CoA C-acyltransferase, with protein MKNAVIVAARRTPLGSFGGSLSSFSAPELGAAVINDLVKTAGIKPDDVQEVVMGNVLTAGIGQAPARQAALKAGMSEKTPSTTINKVCASGTKAIMIAADQIALGQNDIMIAGGMESMSNVPYYLPKHRFGSKLGNSQVEDGILKDGLWDVYNDFHMGNAGEICAKECNISREDQDEFAITSYKRAIEATEKGYFKDEIVKIKVKDRKGNVTEVEKDEELGRVNFDKVPQLRPVFDKEGTITAANASSINDGAAAVLIMSEEKAKELGLKPLAKVLSHGSAAKAPEWFTTAPSDAIPIALKRAGLTKDEIDLFEINEAFSVVSLANNQILELDAEKVNIHGGAVSIGHPIGCSGARIIVTLLHALKRTGGKYGCAGICNGGGGASALVVEMI; from the coding sequence ATGAAGAACGCAGTAATTGTTGCTGCCAGAAGAACTCCTCTTGGTTCGTTCGGTGGCAGTTTATCATCCTTTTCAGCACCTGAACTGGGTGCAGCCGTAATCAACGATTTAGTGAAAACTGCCGGTATCAAACCGGATGATGTTCAGGAAGTTGTAATGGGTAATGTACTTACAGCCGGAATTGGCCAGGCACCAGCACGTCAAGCAGCTTTAAAAGCAGGAATGTCTGAAAAAACACCTTCTACAACTATCAATAAAGTATGTGCATCCGGTACAAAAGCGATCATGATTGCTGCAGACCAAATAGCACTCGGCCAGAATGATATTATGATTGCCGGTGGTATGGAGAGCATGAGTAACGTACCATACTATCTCCCCAAGCATCGTTTCGGTTCAAAACTTGGCAATTCTCAGGTAGAAGATGGAATTCTGAAAGATGGTCTTTGGGACGTCTATAATGATTTCCATATGGGAAATGCAGGGGAAATCTGTGCTAAAGAATGCAATATCTCACGAGAAGACCAAGATGAGTTTGCTATTACATCTTACAAACGTGCCATCGAAGCTACCGAGAAAGGTTACTTCAAAGATGAGATTGTAAAGATCAAAGTGAAAGACCGGAAAGGAAATGTTACTGAAGTTGAGAAAGACGAAGAGCTGGGACGAGTAAACTTCGATAAAGTTCCACAACTGCGTCCGGTTTTTGACAAGGAAGGAACAATAACAGCAGCCAATGCCAGCAGTATTAATGATGGAGCAGCAGCTGTGTTGATCATGAGTGAAGAAAAAGCAAAGGAGCTAGGACTCAAACCACTCGCAAAAGTTTTAAGTCACGGAAGTGCTGCAAAAGCTCCGGAATGGTTTACAACAGCTCCTTCTGATGCCATTCCTATTGCTCTGAAACGCGCTGGTCTTACGAAAGATGAGATTGATCTTTTTGAAATCAATGAGGCTTTTTCAGTTGTATCACTGGCTAATAATCAAATTCTTGAGCTCGACGCGGAAAAGGTTAATATCCATGGCGGTGCGGTAAGTATTGGGCACCCAATTGGTTGTTCCGGTGCCAGAATCATTGTCACTCTTCTGCACGCGTTAAAAAGAACCGGTGGCAAATACGGTTGTGCCGGTATCTGCAATGGAGGTGGCGGTGCGTCGGCTCTTGTAGTTGAAATGATTTAG
- a CDS encoding cystathionine gamma-synthase, translated as MKFNTKAIHAGQKPEETTGAVMPPIFQTSTYAQKAPNDHQGYDYARVGNPTRTSLENLIAGLEEADECACFASGVAAIDGIMKTLRPGDHVISTNDLYGGTYRLFTQVFEPYGIEFSFVDMTDIQEVESAFQNNTKLVWMETPTNPLLRIIDIKAVTKLTRSRNILSIVDNTFASPYLQRPLTLGADAVMHSTTKYLGGHSDAIGGAVATSNKELMEKLRFQIKTSGAVPGPMDCYLILRGIKTLHVRVQRSVENAKKIASFLNEHPKVGEVFYPGLESHPQHDIASQQMDDFGAMVSFSLKDDSIEKASEFMSKTGIFTLAESLGGVESLISHPASMTHGSIPKEVREKAGLKDSLIRLSVGIEDVDDLIKDLNQAF; from the coding sequence ATGAAATTTAACACCAAAGCAATCCATGCAGGGCAAAAGCCTGAAGAGACAACAGGTGCAGTAATGCCACCTATTTTTCAGACATCAACGTATGCTCAAAAAGCCCCGAATGATCATCAGGGTTACGATTATGCGAGAGTTGGAAATCCTACACGCACGTCATTGGAAAATCTTATTGCAGGATTGGAAGAAGCAGATGAGTGTGCCTGTTTTGCGAGTGGTGTTGCCGCTATAGATGGTATTATGAAAACATTGCGGCCGGGAGATCACGTAATATCAACGAACGATCTTTATGGCGGAACCTACCGTCTTTTTACTCAAGTCTTTGAGCCATATGGTATAGAGTTCTCCTTTGTGGATATGACCGATATTCAAGAGGTTGAATCTGCTTTTCAAAACAACACGAAATTGGTTTGGATGGAAACACCGACCAATCCTCTGCTTCGTATTATTGACATTAAAGCCGTAACCAAGCTTACCCGAAGTCGAAATATTTTAAGTATAGTTGATAATACTTTTGCATCTCCCTATTTGCAGCGGCCACTCACATTGGGCGCCGATGCGGTTATGCACTCTACCACTAAATATTTGGGTGGTCATTCTGATGCTATTGGAGGAGCCGTGGCAACTTCCAACAAGGAGTTGATGGAGAAATTGAGATTCCAGATTAAAACTTCAGGTGCCGTTCCCGGGCCGATGGATTGCTATCTCATTCTCCGGGGAATCAAAACACTTCATGTTCGTGTACAGCGTTCTGTTGAGAATGCTAAAAAAATCGCATCGTTTTTGAACGAGCACCCGAAAGTTGGAGAAGTATTTTATCCCGGCCTGGAATCACACCCTCAACATGATATTGCCTCACAACAGATGGATGACTTTGGCGCGATGGTATCATTCAGCCTAAAAGATGATTCCATTGAAAAAGCTTCAGAGTTTATGAGCAAAACCGGTATATTTACTCTTGCAGAGAGTTTAGGAGGCGTTGAGTCTTTGATCAGCCATCCGGCATCTATGACACACGGCTCTATTCCAAAAGAAGTCCGGGAAAAAGCCGGGTTAAAAGACTCCCTTATCAGGTTATCTGTTGGCATCGAAGATGTCGATGATCTAATAAAAGACTTAAATCAAGCATTTTAA
- a CDS encoding tetratricopeptide repeat protein gives MNYLNTRVAGTLLAFGIFFALSCTSTNQTSSDNSSSLSSLDELQNQLNNTEQELQGNERDPRLNIEKATLLFQIAEKTSPPSQRIPLYRNLKDLSDINFSDQSANNEINEIVRTAWSYEQGEGVKLLQRNNSVAALSNSEQIADHFNNAITVNPDSLVTYNLLANTYYRSGRFDDAIQTLQDAIELDQGNNREYQEKLAYIYLESGDIETSINYYNQLVEEYPQNAQIRHGLANAYMLNNDHDSSITVLRDLINDYPNRIEYKESLAGELYFTFRSTALQIINSEREVSDSETDELLQILSEISNLYEEIDSAVPLSDENAYRKAAFLKNSSQYLADLSSNSTDDRLEQHRVELLNRSLELWERLTENNPDNINYIRNLYEIYVDLEMTEEAESLKRSYNL, from the coding sequence ATGAACTATTTAAATACCCGAGTGGCAGGCACTTTGCTTGCCTTCGGGATTTTTTTTGCCCTATCCTGTACTTCTACTAATCAAACAAGTAGTGATAACTCATCATCACTATCATCATTAGATGAGCTCCAAAATCAGTTGAATAACACTGAACAAGAACTACAAGGGAATGAACGAGACCCTCGTTTAAACATTGAAAAAGCAACACTTCTTTTTCAGATTGCCGAAAAAACATCGCCCCCATCACAAAGAATTCCGCTCTATAGGAATCTGAAAGATCTGTCTGACATCAACTTTTCCGATCAGTCTGCAAATAATGAGATAAATGAAATTGTACGTACTGCCTGGTCATATGAACAAGGTGAAGGGGTTAAACTGTTACAGCGCAATAACTCAGTTGCTGCACTAAGTAATTCTGAGCAGATTGCAGATCATTTTAATAATGCTATTACTGTAAACCCGGACAGTCTGGTTACTTACAATCTATTAGCAAATACATACTACCGGTCCGGACGGTTTGATGACGCAATTCAAACGCTACAGGACGCTATTGAATTGGATCAGGGAAATAACCGGGAATATCAAGAAAAACTGGCATACATTTATTTGGAGTCCGGCGATATTGAGACTTCTATAAATTACTATAATCAGTTGGTAGAAGAGTATCCTCAGAATGCCCAAATTCGTCATGGACTTGCCAACGCATATATGCTAAATAATGATCATGATTCTTCGATAACTGTACTTCGTGATCTCATAAATGACTATCCAAACAGAATTGAATACAAGGAGTCTTTAGCCGGAGAACTCTATTTCACTTTCAGAAGTACGGCTCTGCAAATTATCAATTCTGAACGTGAGGTTTCCGATTCAGAGACCGACGAATTACTTCAAATACTATCTGAAATCTCAAATCTATATGAGGAGATTGATTCAGCAGTTCCTCTATCAGATGAAAATGCATATCGAAAAGCCGCCTTTCTGAAAAATAGTTCTCAATATCTTGCAGACCTTTCATCAAACTCAACTGATGATCGACTGGAACAGCATAGAGTTGAACTTTTAAACAGGTCTTTAGAACTTTGGGAGCGATTAACAGAAAACAACCCCGATAACATAAATTATATTCGTAATCTCTACGAAATTTATGTCGACTTAGAAATGACTGAAGAAGCGGAATCACTAAAAAGATCATATAATCTATAG
- a CDS encoding tetratricopeptide repeat protein has protein sequence MKSLKPLLLILLFAGFMWGCETTDPLVNDVQVQLLTGNFDEALNIVDTAIEEDENNYVAHYYKGYVLSSQAETFEDPSDRKEYYERARESYDRAKEIMSSLEEEPAEYQELEDTVTSFWADEFNAGVNILNDDSLNAATPDPNYTAIAHFKNAATVQPDSALTYQVMSSAYFNEEDIENAVSTYETAMEMLETPEADDYEYMIGILLVNENFDRATRYAEEAMSLYPDDTIFIQLLADAYLQAGERDRAIELVEGLIEDDPENPQYRRVLGTQVYQIVSELNDDVSDLYEEVFELRQEARNASGDELSQLESEIEELNAEINRKEADADELTEIAIREMKKVVELESNDESANFILGIIYQNRAASLFDRRNNTDDNAEAQDYDERARENLEESLVYYERAAEINPDNPENWQSLFQVYTILGMEEEAEEAMEKAGM, from the coding sequence ATGAAAAGTCTGAAACCATTACTACTCATCTTACTATTCGCGGGGTTCATGTGGGGCTGTGAAACTACAGATCCATTAGTGAATGACGTTCAAGTACAACTGTTAACAGGAAATTTTGACGAAGCTCTAAATATTGTAGATACTGCAATTGAAGAGGACGAAAATAACTACGTTGCCCACTATTACAAAGGTTATGTGCTCAGTTCTCAGGCTGAAACTTTTGAAGATCCAAGTGATCGAAAAGAGTATTATGAAAGAGCTCGAGAATCCTATGATCGCGCAAAAGAAATTATGTCTTCACTTGAAGAAGAGCCTGCAGAATATCAGGAGCTTGAAGATACCGTAACTTCTTTTTGGGCTGATGAGTTTAATGCCGGTGTGAACATCCTGAACGATGACAGTCTGAATGCTGCTACTCCGGATCCAAACTATACTGCGATTGCACATTTCAAAAATGCAGCAACTGTACAACCCGATAGTGCACTTACTTATCAAGTAATGTCTTCAGCATATTTTAATGAAGAAGACATTGAAAATGCGGTAAGCACGTACGAAACAGCCATGGAAATGCTTGAAACACCAGAAGCAGATGATTATGAATACATGATCGGAATCCTTCTTGTGAATGAAAATTTCGACCGGGCTACCCGTTATGCTGAAGAGGCAATGTCATTATATCCGGATGATACAATCTTTATTCAATTACTTGCAGATGCTTATTTACAAGCCGGAGAAAGAGATCGTGCTATTGAACTTGTTGAGGGATTGATTGAGGATGATCCTGAAAACCCACAATATCGTCGGGTACTTGGTACACAGGTTTATCAGATTGTAAGCGAACTCAATGATGATGTAAGTGATCTTTACGAAGAAGTATTTGAACTGCGTCAGGAAGCAAGAAATGCTTCAGGCGATGAACTGAGTCAGCTTGAAAGTGAGATTGAAGAGTTGAATGCTGAAATTAATCGTAAAGAAGCGGATGCAGACGAACTCACTGAAATTGCAATACGTGAAATGAAAAAGGTAGTTGAACTCGAATCAAACGATGAATCAGCAAATTTCATCCTTGGTATCATCTACCAAAACAGAGCAGCCAGTCTGTTCGACAGACGTAACAATACTGATGATAACGCCGAGGCTCAGGATTATGACGAAAGAGCTCGTGAAAATCTTGAAGAGTCACTGGTTTATTACGAAAGAGCTGCAGAAATCAACCCTGACAATCCGGAAAACTGGCAATCTCTCTTCCAGGTTTACACCATTTTAGGAATGGAAGAAGAAGCTGAAGAAGCCATGGAAAAAGCCGGAATGTAA
- a CDS encoding RidA family protein, with translation MNHKIVSTSNAPAAIGPYSQATIYNNVVYCSGQIALDPSTNEIIEGGVKEQTDRVMKNLSAVLAEAGSGVDKVLRCTIFLDDMNDFPLVNEVYGSYFKGNLPARETVAVETLPKKVLVEISCIAYI, from the coding sequence ATGAATCACAAAATAGTTTCGACATCGAATGCACCCGCGGCCATTGGCCCTTACAGTCAGGCAACAATTTATAATAATGTGGTGTATTGCTCCGGTCAAATAGCCCTTGATCCTTCTACTAATGAAATTATAGAAGGAGGAGTAAAGGAGCAGACCGACCGGGTAATGAAAAACCTGTCAGCAGTTTTGGCTGAAGCCGGCTCCGGGGTTGATAAAGTTCTTCGGTGCACCATTTTTCTGGATGATATGAATGATTTTCCACTCGTAAATGAAGTATATGGTAGCTACTTTAAAGGGAATCTGCCTGCAAGAGAAACCGTTGCTGTTGAAACACTTCCCAAGAAAGTACTCGTTGAAATCAGCTGCATTGCCTATATCTGA
- a CDS encoding M23 family metallopeptidase, with the protein MSHKLQVLLILLIGLISFSSSLVAQENRTSFLSDTVEYAWPTDATRYLSSTFGETRSAHLHSGIDIRTWGQEGYKVFAARDGEVYRIGIGPKGYGHVIYLKHNDGSFTVYAHLNRFEPNLQEFADSIRLQNYQYELDFRFHEQSMEYKKGDIIGYSGSTGVGPPHLHFEIRDPDLNPINPLLTNLKNHVEDNLPPVFSQIAIEFLSKENYRFLDFEIFSAQKTEDGFDFGDITVSGPVGLSVNVHDKANRAPNSYAVHSLMMIHESDTLFHSVKNGFEFSQSGDMFLDRSFPILAQTRRGFQRLFKVSGNRLPIYKKMINQGVLHLDKGSYPIQIIAEDIYGNRSTANLNLRVENSGRQHDIQYVATYPSPKNNPNYNPFSWVEPTVPYDESLIASSGPELYSQNSSNAVFFTTRRYAETTLSPGKMDVLHTADQKLWLQFPNESLYDTLSVRMEVLYSTNQIDIELSPTKLPLNRSAKFNFILPEEFKSKENLALFSVDPYRNRERFISAEVSEGMIRANLNELTNLRVREDRISPWVGRPEIVRNLAGNFIVRIPVKDEDSGVDYTNSKITVNGKMGIIEFDPENNFLMYYHPDFSPSETNTVKYNILDGVGNSTTRELEILFRSGS; encoded by the coding sequence ATGTCTCATAAACTTCAAGTATTGCTCATTTTATTGATTGGACTGATATCTTTCAGTTCATCCCTCGTAGCTCAGGAAAATCGAACCTCTTTTTTAAGTGATACTGTTGAGTATGCCTGGCCTACGGACGCTACACGATACCTCTCCTCTACTTTTGGGGAAACACGATCTGCCCATCTGCATTCTGGAATCGATATCCGAACGTGGGGCCAGGAAGGTTATAAGGTTTTTGCCGCACGCGACGGCGAAGTCTATCGTATAGGTATTGGGCCAAAAGGTTATGGTCATGTAATCTATTTAAAACACAATGATGGTTCATTTACAGTATATGCTCACCTAAATCGATTTGAGCCCAACCTGCAGGAGTTTGCAGATTCTATCCGCCTTCAAAATTATCAATATGAGCTGGACTTCCGCTTCCATGAACAGAGCATGGAATATAAAAAAGGGGATATCATCGGATACTCCGGGTCTACCGGAGTAGGGCCTCCGCACCTCCATTTTGAAATCAGGGATCCGGATTTAAATCCTATCAACCCGCTTTTAACCAATTTAAAAAATCATGTAGAAGACAATTTGCCACCTGTATTTTCTCAAATCGCAATTGAATTCCTTTCGAAAGAAAATTACAGGTTTTTAGATTTTGAAATATTCAGTGCACAGAAAACTGAAGATGGTTTTGATTTTGGAGACATTACAGTCAGCGGACCTGTGGGACTTTCCGTTAACGTTCATGATAAAGCCAATCGGGCTCCCAACTCTTATGCCGTCCACTCATTAATGATGATTCATGAATCTGATACCCTTTTCCATTCAGTTAAAAATGGATTCGAGTTTTCTCAGTCAGGTGATATGTTTCTGGATCGATCTTTTCCAATTTTAGCTCAAACAAGAAGAGGATTTCAGCGGTTATTCAAAGTATCCGGAAACCGACTGCCCATCTATAAAAAAATGATCAATCAGGGTGTGCTTCATTTAGATAAAGGTTCCTATCCCATCCAGATAATCGCTGAAGACATCTATGGGAACAGATCTACGGCTAATCTTAATCTTAGGGTAGAAAATTCCGGCAGACAGCACGACATTCAGTATGTAGCTACTTATCCGTCACCCAAAAACAATCCTAACTACAATCCATTCAGTTGGGTGGAGCCAACCGTACCATATGATGAATCGTTGATCGCATCCTCCGGCCCCGAACTTTATTCACAAAACTCATCGAATGCAGTATTCTTCACGACACGCAGATATGCGGAGACAACCCTCAGCCCCGGCAAGATGGACGTACTCCACACAGCAGATCAAAAATTGTGGCTGCAGTTTCCCAATGAATCTCTTTATGATACTCTAAGTGTCCGAATGGAAGTTTTATATAGCACAAATCAGATCGACATAGAGCTCTCTCCAACCAAACTTCCGCTCAACAGATCCGCAAAATTTAACTTTATTTTGCCGGAAGAGTTTAAATCCAAAGAGAATCTGGCACTTTTTTCTGTAGATCCTTACCGAAATCGAGAACGGTTTATAAGTGCAGAAGTTTCTGAGGGAATGATCAGGGCAAATTTAAATGAATTAACAAATTTAAGAGTTAGAGAAGATCGCATATCGCCCTGGGTGGGAAGGCCGGAAATTGTTCGAAACTTAGCCGGAAATTTCATTGTCCGTATTCCGGTCAAAGATGAGGATAGCGGGGTTGATTACACAAATTCTAAGATCACCGTTAATGGTAAAATGGGAATTATTGAATTTGATCCGGAAAATAACTTCTTAATGTATTACCATCCGGATTTTTCGCCATCAGAGACCAACACCGTCAAATACAATATTTTAGACGGTGTTGGTAACAGCACAACCCGGGAACTAGAAATTCTTTTCCGTTCTGGTTCCTGA
- a CDS encoding fumarylacetoacetate hydrolase family protein produces the protein MTHQIPDFPDLHFGSIYCIGRNYAKHAKELKNEIPSEPVIFLKPRSSLIFDGELVKIPTQSESVHHEVEMVILIGKETKSVSPENALDSVKALGVGLDMTARDLQSAAKLKGLPWTLAKGFDTFAPLGNLVEFNKDINLTHLDLTVSVNGEKRQSGNTSDMLFPVANLISYLSEQFTLTPGDLIYTGTPEGVSAVQKGDLIKASLGKGLSTLQVHVS, from the coding sequence ATGACTCATCAAATTCCTGACTTTCCTGATCTGCATTTTGGCTCTATATATTGCATTGGCAGAAATTACGCCAAGCATGCAAAAGAGTTAAAAAATGAAATCCCTTCAGAACCGGTGATCTTTCTGAAACCGAGAAGCAGTTTGATTTTTGACGGTGAATTAGTCAAAATCCCAACACAGTCGGAGAGTGTGCACCACGAAGTTGAGATGGTCATTTTAATAGGTAAAGAGACAAAGAGTGTATCTCCGGAAAATGCCCTGGACTCTGTTAAGGCTCTCGGAGTTGGATTAGACATGACAGCACGTGATTTGCAATCTGCTGCAAAATTAAAAGGTTTGCCATGGACACTAGCTAAAGGGTTTGATACGTTTGCTCCACTTGGGAACCTGGTAGAGTTTAACAAAGATATTAATCTCACTCACCTGGATCTTACGGTTTCAGTAAATGGAGAGAAACGACAATCAGGAAACACTTCTGATATGTTATTTCCTGTAGCAAATTTGATCTCATATTTATCTGAACAATTCACGCTCACCCCCGGTGATTTGATATACACCGGCACTCCTGAAGGCGTTTCAGCAGTACAAAAAGGTGATCTAATTAAAGCGTCCTTAGGTAAAGGATTATCCACACTGCAAGTTCATGTCTCATAA
- the rpmA gene encoding 50S ribosomal protein L27, protein MAHKKGQGSTRNGRDSESKRLGVKKYGGEVVKAGNIIVRQRGTKFHPGENVGRGGDDTLFALTDGKVTFRRRGNGRKYVSIEQV, encoded by the coding sequence ATGGCACATAAGAAAGGTCAAGGCTCTACAAGAAACGGACGCGATTCAGAATCGAAACGTCTTGGTGTAAAAAAATATGGCGGTGAAGTAGTTAAAGCCGGCAATATTATTGTACGCCAGCGTGGCACTAAATTCCACCCCGGCGAAAATGTTGGTCGCGGCGGAGACGACACACTGTTTGCATTAACTGACGGTAAGGTTACCTTCAGACGCAGAGGAAACGGTAGAAAATACGTTTCTATCGAACAGGTGTAA
- the rplU gene encoding 50S ribosomal protein L21, which produces MYAIVKIGGHQYKVSEDQTLFVNRLPEADGKVTFENVLLVKDGNGKVKIGQPTVEGAKVEASIVDHLKSDKVIVFKKKRRKGYRVKNGHRQPITQIKIEKIS; this is translated from the coding sequence ATGTACGCTATCGTAAAAATCGGCGGGCATCAATACAAAGTTTCTGAAGACCAAACACTGTTTGTAAACAGGCTGCCTGAAGCTGACGGAAAAGTAACATTTGAAAATGTTCTTTTAGTTAAAGATGGAAATGGAAAAGTTAAAATTGGTCAGCCTACTGTTGAAGGTGCAAAAGTTGAAGCATCTATAGTAGATCACCTTAAAAGTGATAAAGTAATCGTCTTCAAAAAGAAACGACGAAAAGGATATCGGGTTAAAAACGGTCACAGACAGCCGATCACCCAAATTAAAATCGAAAAAATTTCGTAA
- a CDS encoding LexA family protein, which yields MDKVQLTRKQKEFLDYIIEYKNEFDVWPTYREISDEFNYKSPNSVTQNIQALLKKGYLVKGEDDEYDIHPDHEEMLVGRNDGIEVRGVIAAGYLQEAVQADLGKITLETLFPNLDQMFALRVAGMSMKDAGIYDGDFVLLMDSDVKDGDIGAILYDGETSLKRIYYDKNGLRLEPANEEYDTIHVEPDVFEEVRVIGKYIGHVNRNGIHKAF from the coding sequence ATGGATAAAGTACAATTGACCCGAAAGCAGAAGGAATTTCTCGATTACATCATTGAATACAAAAATGAATTTGATGTATGGCCAACCTACCGGGAGATTTCTGATGAGTTTAACTATAAATCTCCAAACAGTGTAACACAAAATATCCAGGCACTTTTAAAAAAGGGTTATTTGGTCAAGGGTGAGGATGACGAATATGACATCCATCCGGACCATGAAGAGATGTTGGTCGGCAGAAATGACGGCATTGAAGTACGGGGTGTTATTGCAGCCGGATACTTACAAGAAGCTGTTCAAGCCGATTTGGGAAAAATTACACTGGAAACTCTATTCCCGAATTTAGACCAAATGTTTGCGCTGAGAGTTGCCGGTATGAGCATGAAAGATGCAGGAATTTATGATGGTGATTTTGTTCTGCTGATGGATAGTGATGTAAAAGATGGGGATATTGGTGCAATTCTCTATGATGGTGAGACCAGCCTAAAGCGAATTTACTACGACAAAAACGGATTGCGTCTAGAACCCGCTAACGAAGAGTATGATACCATACATGTTGAGCCCGATGTGTTTGAAGAGGTTCGGGTAATCGGAAAGTATATCGGTCACGTGAACCGAAACGGAATACACAAAGCTTTTTAA